A window of Bacillota bacterium genomic DNA:
AGTATGTCGGAGAAGATAGCCACCCGGGAAGCGTACGGCAAAGCGCTGGTTCAAATAGGTGCGGAAAACCCGGATGTAGTGGTTCTGGATGCTGATCTTGCGAAATCCACTAAAACCATAGATTTTAAAAAGAATTACCCTGAGCGGTTCTTTGATTTCGGTGTGGCGGAACAAAACATGATCGGGGCCGCCGCCGGCCTTGCGGCTGCAGGGAAAATCCCTTTTTGTTCAAGTTTCGCGGTTTTCGCAACCGGCCGGGTTTTCGACCAGGTGCGGCAAAGCGTCGCCTATCCGCGTTTAAACGTGAAAATCGGCGCAACCCACGCCGGAATCACAGTAGGGGAGGACGGCAGTTCGCACCAGTCGGTTGAAGATATCGCGCTGATGCGGGTGCTCCCGAACATGACGGTTTTTGTTCCAGCGGACGCCGTTGAAACGGCAGGCGCCGTGCGTGCGGCCGCCGCGATTAACGGTCCGGTTTACATCCGCCTCGGGCGTTTGGCGGTGCCGGTCATACACGGGGAGGGTTTTGTGTTCAGACCGGGTGAGGCGGTAACACTCCGGGATGGGAACGACGCCGCCATTATCGCCACCGGGATGATGGTCGGGGCCG
This region includes:
- a CDS encoding transketolase family protein, whose protein sequence is MSEKIATREAYGKALVQIGAENPDVVVLDADLAKSTKTIDFKKNYPERFFDFGVAEQNMIGAAAGLAAAGKIPFCSSFAVFATGRVFDQVRQSVAYPRLNVKIGATHAGITVGEDGSSHQSVEDIALMRVLPNMTVFVPADAVETAGAVRAAAAINGPVYIRLGRLAVPVIHGEGFVFRPGEAVTLRDGNDAAIIATGMMVGAALEAAAGLSKEGVEVRVIDVHTIKPIDVSAVIQAARETGAVVTAEEHSIIGGLGSAVAEILAENYPVPLRRVGVEDTFGESGKPAELLAKYGLTPANIALSVKKAIKRKR